A portion of the Lysinibacillus timonensis genome contains these proteins:
- a CDS encoding HAMP domain-containing sensor histidine kinase: protein MGLKIFLKEHVSFIIFEILVVIFILSLYWLDGFRNVNTALYSIIISIILLVSFLTARYFVRRRYLNKITQLPKVMEDALQKNAKTTEYIQTEQYLHELYHVYQLEVQALYANQNRQEKFLNQWIHQMKTPISVLELLIQNEEELDKKSVQEEVDRLKRGLEMVLVNARLERFEEDMQVEQVQLKDVVTATINETKRLFITKQIFPVIHIEEDLVVASDSKWLKFVINQFVTNSVKYTFDANKKIFVTAEKADGAVQLRIRDEGIGIPKSDLTRVTKPFFTGENGRKTGESTGMGLYLASEICQKLGHKLNIESEVGVGTTITLTF, encoded by the coding sequence ATGGGCTTAAAGATTTTTTTAAAGGAACATGTGTCATTTATAATTTTTGAAATCCTTGTTGTTATCTTTATTTTGTCCCTTTATTGGTTGGATGGATTTCGCAATGTAAATACCGCACTTTACTCGATTATTATTAGTATTATTTTATTAGTATCTTTTTTAACTGCACGCTATTTTGTAAGACGTAGATATTTAAATAAAATTACGCAGTTACCAAAAGTAATGGAAGATGCCCTTCAAAAAAATGCAAAAACTACTGAGTACATTCAAACAGAGCAATATTTACATGAACTATATCATGTATATCAGCTTGAAGTACAAGCACTGTATGCCAACCAAAATCGACAAGAAAAATTTTTAAATCAATGGATTCACCAAATGAAAACACCAATATCTGTTTTAGAGCTCCTTATACAAAATGAAGAGGAGCTAGATAAAAAGAGTGTTCAAGAAGAAGTAGACCGGTTAAAAAGAGGTTTAGAGATGGTTCTTGTTAATGCAAGATTAGAACGGTTTGAAGAGGATATGCAAGTTGAACAGGTTCAGTTAAAGGATGTAGTGACAGCAACAATAAATGAGACAAAACGTTTATTTATTACAAAGCAAATTTTTCCCGTGATTCATATTGAGGAAGATCTAGTTGTTGCAAGCGACTCAAAATGGCTAAAATTTGTGATCAATCAATTTGTAACCAATTCAGTGAAATATACATTCGATGCAAACAAAAAGATTTTTGTGACGGCTGAAAAAGCTGATGGTGCAGTTCAATTACGAATTCGAGACGAGGGAATAGGGATTCCGAAATCCGATTTAACACGGGTGACTAAACCGTTCTTTACAGGTGAAAACGGGCGTAAAACAGGAGAATCTACCGGGATGGGCTTATATTTGGCAAGTGAGATTTGCCAAAAGCTTG
- a CDS encoding response regulator transcription factor, giving the protein MEQHRIFIVEDDKKIASLLADKLRKYQYQVNLVENFEEIIEECNAFAPHIILLDINLPAYDGYYWCRQLRQYTTCPILFISARSGEMDQIFALENGGDDFITKPFNYEIVLAKIKSHLRRTYGEYSARQEERTIKLGQLTLYLERMELMMKDIEIPLQKKECVILELLMGQSPKVVAREVLLEELWDDQTFVDENTLNVNMTRVRKKLADYGVTSVIETVRGAGYRFVLSSEEM; this is encoded by the coding sequence ATGGAGCAACATCGTATTTTCATTGTTGAGGATGATAAGAAAATCGCTTCCCTATTAGCTGATAAATTAAGGAAATATCAATATCAAGTTAATCTTGTTGAAAACTTTGAAGAAATAATAGAGGAATGTAATGCATTTGCACCTCATATTATTTTGCTTGATATTAACCTACCAGCTTATGATGGGTATTATTGGTGCAGACAACTCCGTCAATATACAACTTGCCCGATCCTTTTTATTTCAGCACGTTCAGGCGAAATGGATCAAATCTTCGCTTTAGAAAATGGAGGCGATGATTTTATTACGAAGCCATTTAATTATGAGATCGTATTAGCCAAAATTAAAAGCCATCTCAGAAGAACTTACGGGGAATATTCAGCAAGACAAGAAGAACGAACAATTAAACTAGGACAATTGACGCTATATTTAGAACGAATGGAATTAATGATGAAAGATATCGAAATTCCGTTACAGAAAAAAGAATGTGTCATATTAGAATTGCTTATGGGGCAATCACCAAAAGTGGTAGCTAGGGAAGTTCTATTAGAAGAACTTTGGGATGATCAAACTTTTGTTGACGAAAATACACTGAATGTGAATATGACGAGAGTAAGAAAAAAGTTAGCTGATTATGGTGTCACATCTGTTATAGAAACAGTGCGCGGTGCTGGTTATCGTTTTGTTTTAAGTTCGGAGGAAATGTAA
- the yhfH gene encoding protein YhfH, producing MLENVVEFFKNLPDKVCVQCGDKIEEQSECYNNTCERCNSL from the coding sequence GTGTTAGAAAACGTTGTTGAATTTTTTAAAAATCTACCTGACAAAGTTTGTGTACAATGTGGAGATAAAATCGAAGAACAAAGTGAATGCTACAATAACACTTGCGAACGATGTAACTCCCTATAA
- a CDS encoding FixH family protein, translated as MKKWIFSLVSLPLLLIGCSSGEQAAQTTDVVDVAALEVKVEILTPEQVAVNETVELAAHVVQNNVNVEDADSVKFEVWESGFRDQGQMIDGKHDGGGIYSAEITFDHDGVYYMYAHTNARGLHVMPKQQLIVGNPDMSKVVEDESSDSMMDMGEMEKNHTEQTH; from the coding sequence ATGAAAAAATGGATATTTAGTCTTGTATCACTACCATTATTATTAATTGGGTGTTCATCTGGTGAACAGGCAGCGCAGACTACAGATGTAGTGGATGTTGCAGCATTAGAAGTGAAGGTAGAAATTCTGACACCAGAACAAGTAGCTGTTAATGAGACAGTCGAATTAGCAGCACATGTTGTACAAAATAATGTAAATGTAGAAGATGCTGATTCTGTTAAATTTGAAGTTTGGGAATCTGGGTTCAGAGACCAAGGGCAAATGATAGATGGTAAGCATGATGGTGGAGGTATTTATAGTGCAGAAATTACCTTCGATCATGACGGTGTTTATTATATGTATGCACATACAAATGCAAGAGGACTGCATGTTATGCCAAAACAACAACTTATCGTTGGGAATCCAGATATGAGTAAAGTGGTTGAAGATGAAAGTAGTGACTCAATGATGGATATGGGCGAAATGGAAAAAAATCATACAGAGCAAACGCATTAA
- a CDS encoding cell wall metabolism sensor histidine kinase WalK, producing MKKLSTKIWSLIIVFLTITVLFMVIFADFLYEKLYVNDSEESMIEVGERLQSIYTGGKVTDEFVEKIEEYNMYLNFNVFAVRNPRELSACVPFEIDYDTLIGLEERQQLLEGESITKIGYEERFDREIISVILPLTDQKRLEGIIYIYYPLAKITELASNEVVLLMTCVVLFAMVLGYFVHKGLRHIMRPLNELHDAVEKMSEGDYRTRVEVLSNDEIGKLSEAFNGMAAAIQREDEERKVFLSTISHELRTPISYVKGYSEAIQNHSVDGQDRDKAISLISREARRMERLVNELLQLARSPKEGEYLNLYPIVLAEIIRDSVTLLEKQASQKNIELLVNVDDDIIIQGNEEKLKQILINIIENAIRYSSERSSVHVLTEVKKGNVVIEIVDYGIGIPQEDLPHITERFYRVNKARSRFDGGSGLGLSIVEKLVKQHNGKLAIKSELGQGTIVEVTIPILEDVE from the coding sequence ATGAAAAAGTTATCTACTAAAATATGGTCGTTGATTATTGTGTTTTTAACGATAACAGTTCTGTTTATGGTTATTTTCGCGGATTTCCTGTATGAAAAGCTCTATGTGAATGATTCTGAAGAGTCAATGATTGAAGTTGGTGAAAGACTTCAATCTATTTATACAGGTGGCAAAGTAACGGATGAATTTGTTGAGAAGATTGAAGAGTACAATATGTATTTAAACTTCAATGTGTTTGCTGTTCGAAACCCTAGAGAATTGAGTGCCTGTGTCCCGTTTGAAATCGATTATGATACGTTAATTGGCTTGGAAGAGCGGCAACAGCTATTAGAAGGAGAATCAATTACGAAGATTGGTTATGAAGAACGCTTTGATCGAGAAATAATCTCTGTTATTTTACCTTTAACCGATCAAAAACGACTGGAAGGGATTATTTACATCTATTATCCTTTAGCGAAAATTACAGAATTAGCAAGTAATGAAGTAGTACTTTTGATGACCTGTGTTGTGTTATTTGCAATGGTGCTAGGCTATTTTGTACATAAAGGGTTGAGACATATTATGCGCCCTCTCAATGAATTGCATGACGCTGTTGAGAAAATGTCAGAAGGTGACTATCGTACGCGTGTGGAAGTCTTATCGAATGATGAAATTGGTAAATTATCAGAAGCTTTTAATGGTATGGCTGCAGCTATTCAACGGGAAGACGAAGAAAGAAAAGTGTTTTTATCTACCATATCACATGAATTACGAACACCAATCAGTTATGTGAAAGGATATAGTGAAGCCATTCAAAATCACTCTGTAGATGGGCAGGATCGAGATAAGGCAATCTCATTAATTTCAAGGGAAGCAAGGCGGATGGAGCGTTTAGTAAACGAACTACTTCAATTAGCAAGAAGTCCAAAAGAAGGCGAATATTTAAATCTTTATCCCATTGTATTAGCAGAAATTATTAGGGATAGTGTGACATTGCTTGAAAAACAAGCGAGTCAGAAGAATATTGAACTTCTTGTGAATGTAGATGATGATATAATCATTCAAGGGAATGAAGAAAAATTAAAACAAATTCTAATTAATATCATAGAAAATGCAATTCGATATTCAAGTGAACGATCTTCCGTACATGTTTTAACGGAGGTAAAAAAAGGAAACGTTGTTATAGAAATTGTTGACTATGGTATCGGTATTCCACAGGAAGACTTACCTCATATTACAGAGCGATTTTATAGGGTGAATAAAGCAAGGAGTAGGTTTGATGGTGGAAGTGGTCTAGGATTATCGATTGTTGAAAAACTGGTCAAACAACATAATGGAAAATTAGCTATAAAAAGTGAGTTAGGACAAGGCACTATTGTTGAAGTTACAATTCCGATATTGGAGGATGTTGAATAA
- a CDS encoding response regulator transcription factor: MTTVLVVDDEQDMRNLVKVMLSKSNIDTITVSNGIDAYLEIDKGGIDIVLLDVMMPGEDGFMVCQNIRRLSSIPIIFLTARDDNEDKVKGLTMGADDYIVKPFTSSELVARIQAVLRRTKVLGLEPQKLKWLESESIKIDEVSRKVMVHDHVVPLTLKEFELLYLFMKNPGTVYTREQLLEKIWDINYAGGTRTVDTHIKTLRLKLAKESKEASESIQTVWGVGYRFENNK, translated from the coding sequence ATGACGACCGTTTTAGTTGTAGATGATGAGCAAGATATGCGGAATTTAGTTAAAGTGATGCTATCCAAGTCAAACATAGATACCATTACTGTTTCTAACGGTATTGATGCCTATCTTGAAATCGATAAGGGGGGTATTGATATCGTATTATTAGATGTCATGATGCCAGGTGAAGATGGTTTTATGGTGTGCCAAAATATACGGCGATTATCTTCAATCCCCATTATTTTCTTAACAGCTCGGGATGATAATGAGGATAAAGTAAAAGGCTTAACTATGGGGGCTGATGATTATATTGTTAAACCATTCACATCAAGTGAACTAGTTGCACGGATACAAGCTGTATTACGGAGGACAAAGGTGCTTGGGCTTGAGCCACAAAAACTAAAGTGGTTAGAATCTGAATCTATTAAAATCGACGAGGTATCTCGCAAAGTGATGGTGCATGATCATGTTGTTCCTTTAACATTAAAAGAATTTGAATTGTTGTATTTATTCATGAAAAACCCTGGCACCGTTTATACGCGAGAACAATTACTTGAGAAAATTTGGGATATTAATTATGCGGGTGGAACAAGAACCGTTGATACTCATATAAAAACACTACGCTTAAAATTAGCGAAGGAATCGAAGGAAGCAAGCGAGTCAATTCAAACAGTTTGGGGTGTTGGCTACCGCTTTGAGAATAACAAATGA
- a CDS encoding YncE family protein: MEKRILSFLLALTFLVAGCARENFTPINQQQSFIATVNILEPSLSFYDDTGHLMANWDFEKSYTGAILIQQDRVLLYGHQLTEADIYELSSGKLVTTIQTGVGTTNAYYSIEDSKIFLTNSVTNKVTSYDLLGNKLIECQLGNYPMSMASYNGKLYVINYKDTKLSILDIESMKLIDEWQIEKSSNGLMILPEKNTIWLGGHGEGSKANQKVKVLDLEDGKFLKEIKVSMMPVNFARSDNEVYAINHGSNELYVMNLDGELLWDIEVGANPFAVESFSNSILVAGFDDHKFYIINNRSITKTIETGNGPFQLIVREVK, encoded by the coding sequence ATGGAAAAACGAATACTGTCCTTTCTTCTTGCTTTAACGTTTTTGGTAGCAGGTTGTGCAAGAGAGAATTTTACGCCGATTAACCAACAACAATCATTTATCGCTACGGTAAATATACTAGAGCCATCACTATCCTTTTATGATGACACCGGTCACTTAATGGCCAATTGGGACTTTGAGAAAAGTTATACAGGGGCAATATTAATTCAACAGGATCGTGTTTTATTATATGGCCATCAGCTGACGGAAGCTGATATTTATGAATTATCTTCAGGGAAATTAGTGACAACAATCCAAACTGGAGTAGGTACAACGAATGCATATTATAGTATAGAAGATTCAAAGATATTCCTTACTAATAGCGTTACAAACAAAGTAACTAGTTATGACTTATTGGGGAATAAGTTAATAGAATGTCAATTAGGTAACTACCCTATGTCAATGGCATCCTATAACGGAAAACTATATGTTATTAATTACAAAGATACAAAATTATCAATTTTAGATATAGAATCGATGAAGCTTATCGATGAGTGGCAGATTGAAAAATCCTCAAATGGATTAATGATCTTACCAGAGAAAAATACGATTTGGCTTGGAGGACATGGCGAAGGAAGTAAAGCAAACCAAAAAGTAAAAGTATTAGATTTAGAAGACGGCAAGTTTTTAAAAGAAATCAAAGTGTCGATGATGCCAGTAAACTTTGCACGGAGTGACAATGAAGTATATGCCATAAACCACGGCTCGAACGAACTTTATGTCATGAATTTAGATGGAGAATTATTGTGGGATATCGAAGTGGGAGCGAACCCATTTGCAGTTGAATCATTTTCTAATTCTATTTTAGTAGCAGGCTTTGACGATCATAAATTTTATATTATAAACAATAGGTCAATCACAAAGACGATTGAAACTGGAAATGGGCCTTTTCAATTAATTGTAAGGGAGGTTAAATGA
- the hemY gene encoding protoporphyrinogen oxidase, which produces MKVSLNRRKVAVIGGGITGLTAAYYMQRMAKQNNIPIDVILIESSLRLGGKIQTLRKDGFIIERGPESFIDFSDSVRDLARDLGIEDKLVSTNEGKTYVALGSELYPIPSQFIYGGPIEVSAFITSGLFSLSGKIRAAGDLILPRSEDKDEPIGDFFRRRFGKEVVENLVEPLLAGTFAGDIDHLSIQAMFPQFYEIEKQHRSLLLGMKKTAHSNVSKMAKSYQTFQNGLSTLIETLEDSLQDIQILKGVKVEKIEKLENNKLNVYLNNIVPIKCDSVILTTPFNVAKDILNDVDLFDEIPNMNYASIATVSMAFNKEENFRNQDAMTFFVSRNSDYAITTGTWCNHKWNNVAPEGTDLFRAYIGRIGDEAIVDLSDNDIEKTVVNDLRKSIGMSQTPLFTVVTRWKQAMPQYTVGHELRIEKMKEKLAKELPQVKLVGSSYEGISVPACISQGKKVALEMIESLLKSQLI; this is translated from the coding sequence ATGAAAGTGTCTTTAAATCGAAGAAAAGTTGCCGTTATAGGTGGTGGAATAACCGGATTGACGGCCGCATACTACATGCAAAGAATGGCAAAGCAAAATAACATACCAATTGATGTCATCTTAATTGAATCTTCTTTGCGTTTAGGTGGGAAAATTCAAACCTTAAGAAAAGATGGGTTTATTATTGAACGAGGCCCCGAATCCTTTATAGACTTTTCGGATAGCGTTCGTGATTTGGCGCGTGATTTAGGAATTGAAGACAAGTTAGTCAGTACTAACGAGGGTAAAACGTATGTAGCACTTGGAAGTGAGTTGTATCCTATACCGAGTCAATTTATTTACGGAGGACCCATTGAAGTCTCGGCTTTCATCACATCTGGTCTTTTTTCGTTAAGTGGAAAAATTCGTGCAGCAGGTGATCTAATCCTTCCTAGAAGTGAAGACAAAGATGAACCAATTGGGGATTTCTTTCGACGTAGATTTGGAAAAGAAGTTGTAGAAAATTTAGTTGAGCCGTTACTTGCCGGAACGTTTGCTGGCGATATTGATCATTTGAGTATCCAAGCTATGTTTCCTCAATTTTACGAAATAGAAAAACAACACCGTAGTCTTCTTCTTGGTATGAAAAAGACTGCACATTCAAATGTTAGTAAGATGGCTAAGTCGTATCAAACATTTCAAAACGGTCTTAGTACTTTAATAGAAACACTAGAAGATAGTCTGCAAGATATACAAATTCTAAAAGGCGTAAAAGTAGAAAAAATTGAAAAGCTTGAAAATAATAAGCTAAACGTTTATTTAAATAATATCGTCCCAATTAAGTGTGATTCTGTTATATTAACGACTCCGTTTAATGTAGCAAAAGATATATTAAATGATGTGGATTTATTTGATGAGATCCCTAACATGAATTATGCTTCTATTGCAACCGTATCGATGGCGTTTAATAAAGAAGAAAACTTCCGCAATCAGGATGCAATGACTTTTTTCGTTTCACGAAATAGTGATTATGCGATTACAACCGGAACATGGTGTAATCATAAATGGAATAATGTTGCGCCAGAGGGAACTGATTTGTTTAGAGCGTATATAGGTCGTATTGGTGATGAAGCAATCGTAGATTTATCAGATAATGATATTGAAAAAACGGTTGTAAATGATTTAAGAAAATCAATTGGCATGTCCCAAACACCTTTGTTTACTGTTGTAACAAGATGGAAGCAAGCAATGCCGCAGTATACGGTGGGCCATGAATTGCGAATTGAAAAAATGAAAGAAAAGTTAGCGAAAGAATTGCCACAAGTTAAATTAGTAGGAAGTTCATACGAAGGGATTAGTGTTCCCGCTTGTATTTCACAAGGTAAGAAAGTTGCTTTGGAAATGATAGAAAGTCTTTTAAAGAGTCAATTAATTTAA
- the hemH gene encoding ferrochelatase has product MKPVRGLLVMAYGTPYKEEDIERYYTHIRHGRKPSEEHLEDLKSRYKAIGGISPLAKMTEKQAEALCQRLNEVQDEVEYKCFIGLKHIEPFIEDAVESMVKEGIEEAVSIVLAPHFSTFSIKSYNGRAKAKIDELGSSMKLTSVEAWYDEPKFIEYWKQAVNTTFAEMSEEEREKACLIVSNHSLPEKIKEAGDPYEDQLIETARLIQQATGVENVEVGWQSAGQTPEPWLGPDVQDLTRELYEKKGFRSFVYIPVGFVTEHLEVLYDNDYECKVVCEELGANYRRPPMPNTHPLFVDAMVDAIYKKLAN; this is encoded by the coding sequence ATGAAACCAGTTCGTGGATTATTAGTAATGGCATATGGTACTCCCTATAAAGAAGAAGATATCGAAAGATACTATACACATATTCGTCATGGCCGTAAACCTTCTGAAGAGCATTTAGAAGACTTGAAAAGCCGATATAAAGCAATTGGCGGTATTTCTCCACTTGCCAAAATGACGGAAAAACAAGCAGAAGCATTATGTCAACGCTTAAATGAAGTGCAAGATGAAGTGGAATATAAATGTTTTATTGGATTAAAACATATTGAGCCGTTTATTGAAGATGCAGTAGAGTCGATGGTTAAGGAAGGAATTGAAGAGGCGGTATCAATTGTTTTAGCTCCTCACTTCTCAACGTTCTCTATTAAATCATATAATGGTCGTGCTAAAGCGAAAATTGACGAGTTAGGTAGTTCAATGAAACTAACGTCCGTAGAGGCTTGGTATGACGAACCGAAATTTATTGAGTATTGGAAACAAGCTGTCAATACAACATTTGCAGAAATGAGTGAGGAAGAGCGTGAAAAAGCTTGCTTAATTGTTTCCAATCATTCATTACCAGAAAAGATTAAAGAAGCTGGGGATCCTTACGAAGACCAGTTAATTGAAACAGCTCGTCTTATCCAACAAGCTACAGGCGTTGAAAATGTTGAAGTTGGTTGGCAATCTGCTGGTCAAACACCAGAACCATGGTTAGGGCCAGATGTTCAAGATTTAACAAGAGAATTATACGAGAAAAAAGGTTTCCGTTCTTTTGTTTATATCCCAGTTGGATTTGTAACAGAACATTTAGAAGTCCTTTATGATAACGATTATGAATGTAAAGTAGTGTGTGAAGAGCTAGGTGCAAATTATCGTCGACCACCTATGCCAAATACTCATCCATTATTTGTTGATGCAATGGTGGATGCGATTTATAAAAAGTTAGCTAACTAA
- the hemE gene encoding uroporphyrinogen decarboxylase: MRAINDTLLRAAKGERTEYTPVWYMRQAGRSQPEYRAIKEKYSLEEITHQPELCAYVTRLPVENYDVDAAILYKDIVTPLPGIGVDVKIKAGVGPVISNPIRSMQDIERLGEFNPKAHTPFVLETIKLLTEEQLNVPLIGFAGAPFTLASYMIEGGPSRNYAKTKSFMVSEPVAWFALMDKLGDMIISDISAQVEAGAKAIQIFDSWVGALSVEDYRVFIKPVMTRIFAELQKENVPLILFGVGASHLVKEWNDLPVDVVGLDWRLPIRQAREKGVTKAVQGNLDPTLLLANWSVIEQRAKDIIDQGLEVPGHIFNLGHGVFPEVDPAVLKRLTTFIHDYSRERIAQQNQ; encoded by the coding sequence ATGAGGGCAATTAATGACACATTATTGCGAGCAGCTAAAGGGGAGAGAACTGAATATACACCTGTATGGTATATGCGCCAAGCTGGACGTTCACAACCTGAATATAGAGCAATAAAAGAAAAATACTCACTTGAAGAAATTACACATCAACCTGAGTTGTGCGCATATGTAACTCGCCTACCAGTAGAAAATTATGATGTTGATGCAGCTATTTTATATAAAGATATCGTCACACCATTACCTGGAATCGGCGTAGATGTAAAAATTAAAGCAGGGGTCGGTCCTGTTATTTCAAACCCAATTCGTTCGATGCAAGACATTGAAAGACTAGGTGAGTTTAATCCGAAAGCGCATACACCGTTTGTTCTAGAAACAATTAAATTACTAACAGAAGAACAGTTAAATGTTCCGCTAATTGGTTTTGCAGGTGCACCATTTACATTAGCTAGCTATATGATTGAAGGTGGCCCTTCAAGAAATTATGCAAAGACTAAATCATTTATGGTTTCAGAACCTGTCGCATGGTTTGCATTAATGGACAAGCTTGGTGATATGATCATATCGGATATTTCAGCACAAGTAGAGGCAGGAGCTAAAGCGATTCAAATCTTTGATTCGTGGGTAGGTGCTTTAAGTGTTGAAGATTACCGAGTGTTTATAAAACCAGTTATGACAAGAATTTTTGCTGAATTACAGAAAGAAAATGTACCATTAATCTTATTTGGTGTAGGTGCAAGTCATTTAGTGAAAGAATGGAATGACTTACCAGTAGACGTAGTAGGTTTAGATTGGAGATTGCCAATTCGTCAAGCTCGTGAAAAAGGTGTTACAAAAGCTGTACAAGGTAATTTGGATCCAACATTACTACTAGCGAATTGGTCTGTCATTGAACAACGTGCGAAAGATATTATTGACCAAGGTCTTGAAGTACCTGGCCATATTTTTAACCTAGGTCACGGTGTATTCCCAGAGGTGGACCCTGCGGTGTTAAAAAGATTAACGACATTTATTCATGATTATAGTCGTGAAAGAATCGCTCAACAAAATCAATAA
- a CDS encoding antibiotic biosynthesis monooxygenase has protein sequence MNIYLTSGTPDYMEKLLKKHEKENMFILYSSDHTMLLHETDRKTIFATPRRFEVIDSVHAIEQKGFFVFNHIPVSDEGRPIFEQRFLKRSRDIENMPGFIAFRLLRPIKSDTYIVLTQWENKQSFDSWKQSKSFADAHARPQEQPGVKKQNIFNAASFITTYSGKLPEKK, from the coding sequence ATGAATATTTATCTAACTTCAGGTACTCCTGATTATATGGAAAAACTCTTGAAGAAACACGAAAAAGAAAATATGTTCATTTTATATAGTTCTGATCATACGATGCTTTTACATGAAACCGACCGTAAAACCATTTTTGCCACTCCACGTAGATTTGAGGTAATTGATTCAGTTCATGCAATCGAACAAAAAGGTTTTTTTGTATTTAATCACATTCCGGTATCAGATGAAGGTCGTCCCATTTTTGAGCAACGTTTTTTAAAACGTTCTAGGGATATCGAAAATATGCCCGGCTTTATTGCTTTCCGTTTATTACGTCCTATTAAATCAGATACGTATATTGTGCTAACTCAATGGGAAAATAAACAATCATTTGATTCGTGGAAACAGTCAAAATCGTTTGCCGATGCACATGCTAGACCCCAGGAACAACCAGGCGTTAAAAAGCAAAACATATTTAATGCTGCAAGTTTTATCACTACTTATTCTGGCAAACTTCCTGAGAAGAAATAA
- a CDS encoding ornithine cyclodeaminase family protein, with protein sequence MIVLNQEQIMSFYKIDDAIKDVRETLIAKTEGKVQSPHRTVLDFPDNNSTSLYMPSSDSESKVAAVKVVTIFPENPTKGLPTTQGILVLTSTENGEHLSVMNASYLTRLRTGAMTGLATDRLAKENASVLTIVGTGAMAFEQAIGVLAVRNINKIILFNRTAEKAMQFSEKLRAYGVNTSIEIEHDVNEAVSKADIVCCATKSSSPVFNGEYLKLGTHINGVGSYLPHMHEIDQTTILRASKIVVDDLHGAKDEAGELIDANYKGIWSFDDAYGELESLVSGHLKGRENDEEITFFKSVGASYYDLAVAKGVYKKAITNKIGMNIEI encoded by the coding sequence TTGATTGTATTAAATCAAGAACAGATAATGAGTTTTTACAAAATTGATGATGCGATTAAAGATGTGAGAGAGACACTAATCGCGAAAACTGAGGGGAAAGTTCAATCACCACATCGGACAGTACTTGATTTCCCTGATAACAATTCAACATCTCTTTACATGCCGAGTAGTGATTCGGAAAGTAAAGTTGCAGCTGTGAAAGTTGTTACGATTTTTCCGGAAAACCCAACAAAGGGTCTACCAACTACTCAAGGAATATTAGTTTTAACGAGTACTGAAAATGGAGAGCATTTGTCTGTGATGAATGCATCATATTTAACGAGACTACGAACTGGGGCAATGACAGGGTTAGCTACTGATCGACTTGCTAAAGAGAATGCTTCTGTTTTAACTATCGTTGGAACAGGTGCGATGGCATTTGAACAGGCAATAGGCGTATTAGCTGTGCGTAATATTAATAAAATCATCTTATTTAATAGAACAGCAGAAAAAGCAATGCAATTTTCGGAGAAGCTAAGGGCTTATGGGGTTAATACATCTATTGAAATTGAGCATGATGTTAATGAAGCTGTAAGCAAAGCTGATATCGTATGTTGTGCGACCAAGTCAAGTTCACCAGTTTTTAATGGGGAATATTTAAAGCTTGGAACACACATAAATGGAGTAGGTTCGTATCTACCTCACATGCACGAAATTGACCAAACTACTATCTTAAGAGCCTCGAAGATTGTTGTAGATGATTTGCATGGGGCAAAAGATGAAGCGGGAGAATTAATAGATGCCAATTATAAAGGTATCTGGTCATTTGACGATGCCTATGGTGAATTAGAATCATTAGTGAGTGGTCATTTAAAAGGGCGTGAAAATGACGAGGAAATCACTTTTTTTAAATCCGTTGGGGCTTCTTATTATGATTTAGCTGTTGCAAAGGGAGTTTACAAAAAGGCGATCACAAATAAGATAGGGATGAATATTGAAATATAA